The nucleotide sequence AAAAGAAAGATCATGGATAGAGGGAATAACCTCCAAGCAATTTTTCACATCAATAATCAGCTCGATCACCTCGAACCCCTGCGTCATAAAACAAACCTAATCAGTCAACCACACCAAACTACATATGAATAATGATAAATCTTGAACAAACCATCTTCTTGCCCTTTCCTTAAAAAAATCATGCATAAGAGACGAGGAAGAATACCTCCGTTAAGTCACCACATTTTTCACAGGTCCAGGTGAATAACTGTGACAGATCATTAGTATAAACCTGTAAAAAAAACATCACCAATGTTCAAACCCATTACTACTGGATAAATATTACACTAGAAACCTGAATTGGACGATGAACAAGACAAGATGACAGGCAAGCTTACTGCTGAAGTATACTCTGCAAGCGTCTTGGCGAGAGTGGAATCAAATGCTGGCGCTTGTCTTTTGTTCTTGAGTTCTGAATGAAGAAAACAGGACCAACATGAGAATACAAGAATGCGTTGAGTAATCGATCATGACGCGGTATAGAACCGAGTAGCTAGGCTAAGAATCATTGCAGAGGATGACAAGGTATATATGGACAGGCATATAATGTTTTTTGGAGTTTGAGCACATAACATGAGTCaatcaaagtactccctccgtaaagaaatataagagtgtttacataactactttagtgatctaaacactcttatatttgtttacagagggataTAAAACAACATGTGGTGAACTTGTGATCAAACAACGGCTGGTTGATAATGGCGACCTAGTTCCTAATCGATTCCTGAACATAGCCACAACATTGCCCTGACCCGAGGCAAGCTTAACCGGCAACCAGGGCAGGTTCGCAGCACATGTAGAAACCAAGTAACTAGCGGATAGCGGATGACGGTATTTTCCCAGGGCGAGAGAAAAGCGAGCAGCCGTACCTCTCCCGGAGCAAAGCAGCAGCAAGCACATTAGAACCGAGGCctgcagccaccgccgccgctccatccccTCGAACCGCGGCGCGAGAATCCACCAAACACACCGAGCCGGGGCGGAGCAAGACCCCCCTCCAGGCCAGATTCTGTCTGCGCGCGAGCGGGCCCGCTCCTCGCCGGCGGGAGAAACCTCGGCCCGATCGAGCGAGGGGCAATCAATCAATGATTAGGgagggtcggggggggggggggggcgcgtcGCGCCGGGCCTGCGATAGAGAAATATTCGGAGTAGGAGAAGTGCAGGGCAAGCGAAACTTTCGAAAGAAAATACGTATATATGCCATAAAGTTGATGGGGGCGGTAAATAAAATAGAGCGAAATAACCCGCGGACACCCAACACGGCAcgttttattttgaatttttttattaggGGCGTTTTAATTTGATTAAGTGCTGGTCCACCTCGGTCGCCGTCGGGAATTCATTGAGGAGGGGGAGAGGTGCGACCCGAGACAGATCGGCCACAGAGAATCCCGGGGGTACGCGTACGACCCAGGCTCTTCCTCCACGTGGCCCTGACGTGGACCGATCGCGCGGCCGCAAATGATCCGAGTCCTGCCGCTTCCCCGACACAAAGCAGTTACGTAAGCTTGACACTGCAGAATCGGAGCAGAGGGGAGGGGAATCGGAATGGGGCTCTCGCCGTCGCCGTCCTCACCGGAGGGGAGGTGGGACGACCTCCCCGACGATATAGCCATCGCCGTCGCCTCCCGCCTCCAGGTGCGCCTCTCTCCCATCGTTCTCTCTGTATGCGTAGCTCGCTCAAGTATGTATGTGGCTCGCTCGTTGACTGCCTCCAGCCGTGCTCAGGAGGCCGACGTGTGCGCCCTCGGCGGATGCTCCCGGTCCTGGCGCCGCGCCTGCGACGCCAACTTCGTGTGGGAGGGCCTCTTGCGCCGCCGCTGGCCGGCCACCGCGGCCGCCATGGCGGCCGGAGGGGCAGGGGCTTCCCGTGCGCAGGTGAGTACAGACTGCAGAGAGCAGAATACAGCTCTCGTGTCCATTTCCCCCAACTTATTTTTCTCTTGGGTTCACAGTTCATGCGGCCTGCATACTCGATTGAACGACTATAATACTAGTTCAGATAAGTAACAAATCTGATGTAGCTTTGGGCACTTGGTAGTTGGTACTGTTTTCACTTAATTTTTGCTTCTTCAAGTTCAGTTTAATACTTATTCAGGGCTTTCACACCCTGCAGTGCTGTTTGCTATGCTACTAAGTCGGTGTGTCATGTTAGATTCTGTGCAGAAACTGGTGTGAGGCTAATTTCACTGTCGTACGTCAACTAGGAATAATTTTGTCGCAACATCATACTAGGACAATTCATGAGTTTCTTATTACTAAAATATGTCTTTGCTCTTTTAGAGGAAAGACGCACTTGAATTTGGGTTCTAGTTCAGTCTACGGTCCAATTTTTGTGTAGAGCCCTTCATGAGGTCTCTTAGCCAGTTCGTAAAAAAAAAAGAGGGGTCTCTTAGCCAGAATATTATGCAGAACTGTTTAAAATGTCTCGGATCAGTTTACAATGTAGTGTTCTTCATAGGTGTAGGACCAGAATGGTACCTATGTTATTTGTGAGGTCTTCACTTGTCTGTTGTATAAAATGAACTTGAAGAACTATTTAATCCATTCCAGATTGTATTTCTCGTCACACTCACCTGCTCCTTGCTGCCCAAAGCATCACAGATTAACCTTGCTTTTTGGTGTAACTTGTACTGTAGGGATGGAAAGCTCTCTACATCAACAACCATGGAAGAACTGCTGTGGCTATCTCTAGAGTGGTTGAATTTGTGGAGAGCAGCACACATAACGGGTCGCTTGAAGCTGAATGTTATCTGAAAGCTATGTCTGATTTGGCACTGATGGAGGATATAGGCTTCGTCAATGTCCAGTTTTTCTTGCTTTCAAGAAATCGCAGTGCGATAATAAATCTTATTGGATTGCATTACTCCATTGCATATTTGCATATACTGGTGAGTTATGATTCCTGATGTTCTAGTTGAGCTCTTCTTATGATACATGCTCTCTGTGACCCAATAAGTTTACAccactttttttttttttgctataGAAAGTTGTTGGAACCATTTTTCACTGTTGTTCTTGAAATACCATTACCTATTACCTGGTATAAAGAGCTATGTCATTCAAATGTAAACAAACTTTGTTAGTCCCCTCGAATCTTTGATCTCATCTTTCCTCCAAAATTCACCATTGTTAGGTTCAGCGTGTCACACTCTGCTGCACTGAGGTCAAGCTTCATTCTGTCTTTTTCCTCAAACAAGGCCAAGTTTTGTTCTCGAAGCTTATGTTAGCTTGAAGCACTTCAGGTGTTTAATAGCAGACTATGCACACCGTAAGGACAAATGGGTAGTCCCTTTGCACAGGCATGCCATGTTTGGTcatgtattccctccgttcctaaatatttatctttttagagattttaaatggattaccacatacggatgtatatagacatattttagagtgtagattcactcattttgctccatatgtagtcacttgttgaaatctctagaaagacaaatatttaggaatggagggagtataaacgTACTATGACATACCTCAAAATATAAATTAGAAGAGAACACTTTACTACTTCAGATAATATATTATTGGTAACATCAGAAAGCTTTGGATAATATTATTTTCTTTCAAATAGAAAGCTTCGGACAATATAATTGTCAAGCCTTAGTTTTATTTTGCTTCACAACATATGTTCTTGCTTGAGTAATCTGACCAAGTTTGGATATATGCTCCTAAAATGCGGATTTGACATGCAATTATTCTTGCAGCCCAATGAGGTGGATAAAGCACTTCGAGCTTGCCAGGTAGCAGAAAGAAAGGTGTGTGTGAGCTTGCTCAAGCTTGGTCGATGGTTCTATGGTTTTAGGTTGCCCGATGACTATGAGTCGTACAA is from Triticum aestivum cultivar Chinese Spring chromosome 1B, IWGSC CS RefSeq v2.1, whole genome shotgun sequence and encodes:
- the LOC123130128 gene encoding uncharacterized protein isoform X2 — protein: MGLSPSPSSPEGRWDDLPDDIAIAVASRLQEADVCALGGCSRSWRRACDANFVWEGLLRRRWPATAAAMAAGGAGASRAQGWKALYINNHGRTAVAISRVVEFVESSTHNGSLEAECYLKAMSDLALMEDIGFVNVQFFLLSRNRSAIINLIGLHYSIAYLHILVQRVTLCCTEVKLHSVFFLKQGQVLFSKLMLA
- the LOC123130128 gene encoding uncharacterized protein isoform X1; translated protein: MGLSPSPSSPEGRWDDLPDDIAIAVASRLQEADVCALGGCSRSWRRACDANFVWEGLLRRRWPATAAAMAAGGAGASRAQGWKALYINNHGRTAVAISRVVEFVESSTHNGSLEAECYLKAMSDLALMEDIGFVNVQFFLLSRNRSAIINLIGLHYSIAYLHILPNEVDKALRACQVAERKVCVSLLKLGRWFYGFRLPDDYESYKNSLSWLTSDDGAKVLVILNRGAVHEVFRLQVSLVGTNN